The genomic interval CCACCATATCCACCCGGTTATGCCAGGACCATTCGCTGGAAAGTTGCTTTTGCAAAGCCAGTGGCATGTGCGCCATGGCAACCCGCAAGACGGCAGGATCAGCATGTGAGGCGACGATTTTCCAGATACAACTGGCCTGGCGAATAGCGCTTTGCGGGCTGGCAATGCTGATTTCCGGCGCAATGCTGCGTGGCAATTGCGCGGCCCACGCTTGCAGGCCAGTGATATGGGCATTGATGGCGGCGGCGATCATTGCATCGTCGATATACACCAGCACGTGTAGATGATGGCTTTCGCACCAATCCGCCAGTTCCTGGGCCAGGGCCGGCGCCAGTGGCGATGCGGCCAGTGCGCGCTGTTCGGCAAAGTCATACAGACTGGCACCGTTACAGCAAATGGCCGGCAAGCCAGGGAGCTGCTGGTGAAACGGCCGCGCCATGATGTGGTGGCGGCCGGTGACCAGCATGATCTCGATCCCGGCGGCCCTGGCCTGCCCCAGTGTCTCGAGACTATCGGCGCGGATCCGGCCCTGGCTATTGAGCAAAGTGCCATCCAGATCCAGCGCAATCAGTGCCGGCTGTACTTCAGCCATGGGCTGCGCCAAGGAGTTCGCGCACCTGGCGCACTGCCTCGGCAGCATCTTCGCCATCGGCCAGGATGGTGACCTCGTCGCCTTCAACAATGCCCAGCCCCATCAGTTTAAGCAGATTGGTGGCTGGCGCGCTTTTGCCGGCCCGCTGCAGGATGATCTCTGCGTTCAGCGTACGGGCAAGTTGCACCAGGCTGGCCGCCGGGCGGGTATGCAGGCCGGCTTCATCGGTAAATACAAAAGTTTCGCTATGCATGATGGTGTCCCAGGAGTTCAGCGGGTCTGGCCGTAATAGGCGTTGGGGCCGTGTTTGCGGCTGAAATGTTTGTCTGACAAGGCCGGCGCAATACGCTGTTGGCCCGGGTTGATGCCCAGCGCCAACTGCGCCATGTGCGCCACTTCTTCCAGCACCACGGCGTTGTGTACGGCATCTGCGGCATCGCAGCCCCAGGTAAACGGGCCG from Silvimonas iriomotensis carries:
- a CDS encoding Cof-type HAD-IIB family hydrolase, which gives rise to MAEVQPALIALDLDGTLLNSQGRIRADSLETLGQARAAGIEIMLVTGRHHIMARPFHQQLPGLPAICCNGASLYDFAEQRALAASPLAPALAQELADWCESHHLHVLVYIDDAMIAAAINAHITGLQAWAAQLPRSIAPEISIASPQSAIRQASCIWKIVASHADPAVLRVAMAHMPLALQKQLSSEWSWHNRVDMVAAGNSKGERLARYCASRGIAAARVMAFGDQQNDLSMLGWAGMGVAMGNAQSVVKTRAWRVTGSNDEGGIAMLLRSVLAGV
- a CDS encoding HPr family phosphocarrier protein, with amino-acid sequence MHSETFVFTDEAGLHTRPAASLVQLARTLNAEIILQRAGKSAPATNLLKLMGLGIVEGDEVTILADGEDAAEAVRQVRELLGAAHG